From Syntrophales bacterium, one genomic window encodes:
- the fdhD gene encoding formate dehydrogenase accessory sulfurtransferase FdhD, giving the protein MTIEQFDIRMYDGEKLSSEVSDIIREIPVEIILNDKRVVSIACTGIHLKELAVGFLRSEGMIESLEDIEEIAVSDEKGRVRISTQKVDEPFIPMKTIASSGSRGNRMDEFSMRVLESDITISPDHVLKLMKGLLESSELHSATHGTHCSALADGDGILVSREDIGRHNTVDMLGGYSLLEGIDCSDKIIVTTGRVSSEIVTKVWKMGIPVIISHSAPTSRAITLSENAGITVIGYVRGGKMRVYSHEGRVIVK; this is encoded by the coding sequence ATGACGATCGAGCAGTTTGATATTCGAATGTATGACGGTGAAAAACTCTCAAGCGAGGTTTCCGACATCATAAGGGAGATTCCCGTTGAAATCATTCTCAATGATAAGAGGGTTGTCAGTATAGCCTGTACGGGGATTCATTTGAAAGAGCTGGCGGTGGGATTTCTCAGATCGGAAGGGATGATTGAATCACTGGAGGATATAGAAGAAATAGCCGTTTCCGATGAAAAGGGAAGGGTACGTATCTCTACTCAAAAAGTAGACGAACCTTTTATTCCAATGAAAACAATTGCTTCCAGCGGCTCCCGGGGAAATAGAATGGATGAATTTTCAATGAGGGTGCTGGAGTCAGATATTACCATTTCGCCGGATCATGTCTTGAAATTGATGAAAGGTCTTCTTGAATCATCAGAACTCCACAGCGCAACTCATGGAACCCACTGTTCCGCACTGGCCGATGGAGACGGGATTCTCGTTTCAAGGGAAGATATAGGGAGGCACAACACCGTCGATATGCTCGGAGGATATTCGCTTCTTGAGGGTATCGATTGTTCCGATAAGATCATCGTAACGACAGGCCGTGTCTCCTCGGAGATTGTAACCAAAGTATGGAAAATGGGCATACCGGTAATAATATCCCATTCGGCCCCGACCTCAAGGGCGATTACCTTATCAGAAAATGCGGGAATCACGGTCATAGGATATGTGAGAGGCGGGAAGATGAGAGTCTATTCGCATGAGGGAAGGGTGATAGTTAAATAA